TTGAAGTCCAGGGCCACCGGCCAGAGGGCGATGTCCACGGCCTCGACGACCTTGAGGATGTCCTCGGCCAGGTCCACGACCGCCTCCTCGCAGCCGCCGCACGCGCCGCACCAATAAAACGCTACCTTGGGCTTTGCCATCTTAATAGAACCTTCCCGATCCCTCCCGGGGGAGGGGCACGTTATGGTTTCTTCCAAAAAGCTCTGCGACCCTAACGAGACCGGGCGACGGCGCCTAGGTCACCGCTTCGGTGATGGCCCGGGTCCGCTCGGCCCAGTTCAGGGGTCCCAGTTCCTTGACCCGGGCGGTAAAGTCGCGGATGGTATCGGCGAAGAGGTTGCCCTCCGAGGCCGAAATCCAGCGCAGCCAGACGCGGTCGGGCTCGATGCCGAACTGGCCCAGGAGCTTTACCAGCATCGGATAGCGGCGCATGGTCCGGTAATTGCCCACGTCGTAGTGGCAGTCGCCGGGGTGGCAGCCGCCGATGAGCACCCCGTCGGCGCCGTCGGCGAAAGCCTGGACGATGAAGGTGGGGTCCACGCGGCCGGAGCACATGACCTTGATCGGGGTGAGGTTGGGCGGGTACTTTATCCGGCTGATGCCCGCCAGGTCCGCGCCGGTGTAAGTGCACCAGCGGCAGAGGAATCCCACCAGCTTGGGCTCGAAGGTCTCGTCAGCCATTCTTTGACTCCCGGTGCAGTTGACGGGAAGGGTTTCCCGGTAATCCGCTTTTTACGGGGGTACTCCCCCGGGGAAACGTCGCGGGGGCATCCGAAGACGGGAAGGGTCTCCCGGTAATCCTCTTTTTTTACTTTGACACCGCTGCCGACGGGGTTGGAATTGTTCCGCCGGGGACCGCTTGGGTCATTCCTCCATGGACCGGCGCACCCGTTTCAGCCTGTAACGCGCTCCCAGCTTCCGTGGACCGGCGCACCCGTTTCAGCCTGTAACACGCCCCTAACCGTCGGGGGCAGAGGGTGGCGGCTTTTGAGTTCGCTCCCGGCCTTCAAGACCGCTTTCAGCCGATCGTGACCGTCGGACGCGGAGGGGGGTGACTAACTCAGCCGCTCCCGGCCTTCAACATCCACCCTAGCCGACGGAAATGGCAGTTTAAGATTCCCGCTACCGTGCCTCTCAACCGCCGACCGGGCGTTCCGCCCCGGCTACAATCCGCCCCAGGCGTAGGGAACAACCCACTCCCGCACCCATGCGGCCATCTCCCCGCGCACCCCCCGACCGGCGGGGACTTAGAGCATGCCCAGGACCTCGGCCAGAATCTGCACGTCCTCGTAGCCCTGCT
This is a stretch of genomic DNA from bacterium. It encodes these proteins:
- a CDS encoding hydrogenase iron-sulfur subunit; protein product: MADETFEPKLVGFLCRWCTYTGADLAGISRIKYPPNLTPIKVMCSGRVDPTFIVQAFADGADGVLIGGCHPGDCHYDVGNYRTMRRYPMLVKLLGQFGIEPDRVWLRWISASEGNLFADTIRDFTARVKELGPLNWAERTRAITEAVT